Proteins encoded within one genomic window of Parolsenella massiliensis:
- a CDS encoding PTS fructose transporter subunit IIB, which produces MKIVGVTACTAGIAHTYIVAEKIQKAAEAAGHECKIETQGTIGADNVLTEQEIADADVVIVAHDIAVNLDRFKDKRVVDIPISTAMKNPKSLIATIEKKLGK; this is translated from the coding sequence ATGAAGATCGTTGGAGTCACCGCCTGCACCGCCGGTATCGCCCACACCTACATCGTCGCCGAGAAGATCCAGAAGGCCGCAGAGGCCGCCGGTCACGAGTGCAAGATCGAGACCCAGGGCACCATCGGCGCCGACAACGTCCTCACCGAGCAGGAGATCGCCGACGCAGACGTCGTCATCGTCGCCCACGATATCGCCGTGAACCTCGACCGCTTCAAGGACAAGCGCGTCGTGGACATCCCCATCTCCACGGCCATGAAGAACCCCAAGAGCCTCATCGCCACGATCGAGAAGAAGCTCGGCAAGTAG
- a CDS encoding PTS fructose transporter subunit IIC — protein sequence MSKIKKVGVMKTIMTGISYMIPMVVAGGILGALAKGFGGWQIGSYYSDVASTWATPFTGMEPFTWGGFWWGVNMLSSYAMNFAVAILCAYMAYAIAERPGIVPGFIIGYVCVMSKAGFLGGLLMGFVIGYFILWMKTWKVPKWMSGLMPVLIIPVLTTFVCGMLFLCVFCQPLAFIMDAFQNWIKSLNGGSKAVIGAVIGACMGFDMGGPVNKTASMAANGLGADGIYGPMSAKIIGGMTPPCGVFIASLIAKDKFTQTERDTAITAFPMGLCFITEGVLPFAAGDPLHFIPASMIGSAVAGAIAVGMGVESMAGHGGIFVFPAMANPLWAVVALIVGSVVTGVIYAIIKKKPEEAENVEEEVTDDLDIDF from the coding sequence ATGTCTAAGATCAAGAAAGTCGGAGTCATGAAGACGATCATGACCGGAATCTCGTACATGATTCCTATGGTCGTTGCCGGCGGCATCTTGGGCGCTCTGGCCAAGGGCTTCGGCGGGTGGCAGATCGGTAGCTACTACTCCGACGTCGCGAGCACGTGGGCCACGCCCTTCACCGGCATGGAGCCCTTCACCTGGGGTGGCTTCTGGTGGGGCGTCAACATGCTCAGCAGCTACGCCATGAACTTCGCCGTGGCGATCCTGTGCGCCTACATGGCCTACGCCATCGCCGAGCGCCCGGGCATCGTCCCTGGCTTCATCATCGGCTACGTCTGCGTCATGTCCAAGGCTGGCTTCCTCGGCGGCCTGCTCATGGGCTTCGTCATTGGCTACTTCATCCTCTGGATGAAGACCTGGAAGGTCCCGAAGTGGATGAGCGGCCTCATGCCCGTGCTCATCATTCCGGTGCTCACCACGTTCGTGTGCGGCATGCTGTTCCTGTGCGTGTTCTGCCAGCCCCTCGCCTTCATCATGGATGCGTTCCAGAACTGGATCAAGTCCCTCAATGGTGGCTCCAAAGCTGTCATCGGCGCTGTCATCGGTGCCTGCATGGGCTTTGACATGGGCGGCCCCGTCAACAAGACCGCTTCCATGGCCGCTAACGGCCTCGGTGCCGACGGCATCTACGGTCCTATGTCCGCCAAGATCATCGGTGGCATGACCCCGCCCTGCGGCGTGTTCATCGCCTCCCTCATCGCCAAGGACAAGTTCACCCAGACCGAGCGCGACACGGCCATCACCGCCTTCCCCATGGGCCTGTGCTTCATCACCGAGGGCGTCCTTCCGTTCGCCGCAGGCGACCCGCTGCACTTCATCCCGGCGTCCATGATCGGCTCTGCCGTCGCTGGCGCCATCGCAGTTGGCATGGGCGTCGAGTCCATGGCCGGCCACGGCGGAATCTTCGTCTTCCCTGCCATGGCCAACCCGCTGTGGGCCGTTGTCGCCCTCATCGTGGGCTCCGTGGTGACGGGCGTCATCTACGCCATCATCAAGAAGAAGCCCGAAGAGGCCGAGAACGTCGAAGAGGAGGTCACGGACGACCTCGACATCGACTTCTAG
- a CDS encoding class II fructose-bisphosphate aldolase — MLVSMKSILDDANKNYYGVMSMNSINIEMVRGGIEAASEEHSPIIIQMGPGQIAKHAHLPEIVPVVKELAAKAPVPVALNLDHGSKLDDEIAAIQAGFTNVMIDASSLPYEENVQKTKTIVSLAHPMGVSVEAELGHVGQAADGDGITDDLYTNVEQAKDFVAQTGCDALAVAIGTAHGNYPKGFVPKLDFERLAELKEALQMPLVLHGGSGSGEENLKRAVAGGINKINVCTDAFAAAKAGMLELLEENPNADFLALQMKAEASVKAFVKDYIHIIGSNDRYVFTDFESGSQE; from the coding sequence ATGCTAGTCTCCATGAAGTCCATCCTCGATGACGCCAACAAGAACTACTACGGCGTCATGTCGATGAACAGCATCAACATCGAGATGGTCCGCGGCGGCATCGAGGCTGCCTCTGAGGAGCACTCCCCCATCATTATCCAGATGGGCCCCGGCCAGATCGCCAAGCACGCCCACCTGCCCGAGATCGTGCCGGTCGTGAAGGAGCTCGCCGCCAAGGCCCCCGTGCCCGTGGCCCTCAACCTCGACCACGGCTCCAAGCTCGACGACGAGATCGCCGCCATCCAGGCTGGCTTCACCAACGTCATGATCGACGCTTCCTCGCTTCCCTACGAGGAGAACGTCCAGAAGACCAAGACCATCGTCTCGCTCGCCCACCCCATGGGCGTCTCCGTCGAGGCCGAGCTCGGCCACGTTGGCCAGGCCGCTGACGGCGACGGCATCACCGACGACCTGTACACCAACGTCGAGCAGGCCAAGGACTTCGTGGCCCAGACTGGCTGCGACGCGCTGGCCGTTGCCATCGGCACCGCCCACGGCAACTATCCCAAGGGCTTCGTCCCCAAGCTTGACTTCGAGCGCCTGGCCGAGCTCAAGGAGGCCCTCCAGATGCCGCTCGTGCTCCACGGCGGCTCCGGTTCGGGCGAGGAGAACCTCAAGCGCGCGGTTGCCGGCGGTATCAACAAGATCAACGTCTGCACCGACGCCTTCGCGGCCGCCAAGGCCGGCATGCTCGAGCTTCTCGAGGAGAACCCCAACGCCGACTTCCTGGCCCTGCAGATGAAGGCCGAGGCCTCCGTCAAGGCGTTCGTCAAGGACTACATCCACATCATCGGTTCGAACGACCGCTACGTCTTCACCGACTTCGAGAGCGGCTCACAGGAGTAG